The stretch of DNA CACACGCTTTGATTAAACCAAAGTTGAGTACATTCCAGCGATTAACAACGAGACCCCCGACAAATACCACCACCCTTTAATTAAGCAGCTAATCATATAGGCCCTCCTGCTCCCAGCCGTCCACGAGGAAATCTACCATTTCCTGCCATTGGAAAACCAAAAAGATAAGTAAAGACAAATGTGAAGAGTAACATGCTATGAGGTTTGCAGGAGATCTTACACCAAGAGGGATCGGCTGTGCAAATGTCTTGGTGCTTCCTAGCAGGCTCTCATATGTAGCATTCCAACTACAGTCAACAGGCATATGCATGACAAAGGGACCAGCGCCAATCTCAAACAGTTGTTGCAAAAAAGACACCACCAGGAACTAAAACTAATGTCTAATACTTCAAAGTTTACATGAGATTCCAGAAAAGGTGTTACACAAGATTCTGCACTCTTGGAAATCACTAGTCAAAACCaacagactgatgatacatataATATATCCTCGAATCAAAGTGCGCCACAAATTATGATAGCCGGTCAGGAGGATGCCAGAAATTGAGTACACAACTTCAAGCAGGTAAGGTATTTAATGCTATGATAGACTAGTAGACTGTTTTGGTTATTGCAAAATCTTCCGAATATTCAAGATCTTTTAGGCTCCATTAGAACAAATGAAATGCATGAAAGTTACCCTATTTTTGGCTCCCGGGTCTTTTGACGCTGAGAATTAAACCTTC from Triticum urartu cultivar G1812 chromosome 3, Tu2.1, whole genome shotgun sequence encodes:
- the LOC125545989 gene encoding uncharacterized protein LOC125545989 isoform X2 is translated as MENSALQSQRSMSSISTAAQSSEQHGAGSSSNPNEFVNQGLLLWNQTRQQWVGNRRFNSQRQKTREPKIGWNATYESLLGSTKTFAQPIPLGEMVDFLVDGWEQEGLYD